The Fortiea contorta PCC 7126 genome has a segment encoding these proteins:
- a CDS encoding DUF5777 family beta-barrel protein yields the protein MHAVKLLSCSLLAVALPSVSYASDAVPIVASEEELPVSTQAAKSIPVISPAEMMAEVASPVSTQAKDLQSDTPLSPLQLPPTKLHNLETANQLEQGAVQGEAGFLQVLPLDDSVSGTGLQTYQIDVDWGVTDDLQLGFTGDIFDDYVKCPAREQCGDFTTATYGAKLKYRLINQSRWAVGVAGTAQLMNVSASAGTFTNRASTRLNAVTPVGALQFPITYKASANLQLHLTPGVVLFPDTVKGADFFGTFVNIGTGFSWQASPRLNLFANIQAPLGPGGNSFSAKDRSIYRRLLWAVGVDYALNPRMAAEVYATNSFGTTPTTGLLAFIPDGDDLLLGIRFKHVIDWGRRYAADFANRPIVELSERDRSLLFDGFTLATPQTLATGTFQARGGLGTNGSSSFALAYGLTNDAQLELNVDQFGGSDRLSGAEISGPGVKIGGAIKLRFLNQRRGDLLSLGFKLAAISEAAFQGNSLNGTIYAEVPIAYQLSPQTSISINPKGAFFGKVSRTGVGIGINQALGENLQFIGEYTPIFDGTRDVWSTGLRFLPSSKLGIDIFAGNAIGQSGLGTVTAESGTNIGFSVNWGI from the coding sequence ATGCACGCAGTCAAACTTCTTTCCTGTTCTTTGCTTGCTGTCGCCTTACCGAGTGTAAGCTATGCATCTGACGCTGTGCCTATAGTCGCCTCTGAGGAAGAATTGCCTGTTAGTACGCAAGCAGCAAAGAGTATACCTGTAATATCGCCTGCGGAAATGATGGCAGAAGTAGCGTCACCTGTGAGTACGCAAGCCAAAGATTTACAGTCAGACACGCCCCTTTCGCCGTTGCAATTACCACCCACCAAGTTACATAATTTGGAAACGGCTAACCAACTGGAACAGGGTGCTGTGCAAGGGGAAGCAGGTTTTCTGCAAGTTTTACCACTGGATGATTCTGTGTCGGGGACGGGTTTACAAACCTATCAAATTGATGTTGATTGGGGGGTAACAGATGACTTGCAGCTCGGTTTCACGGGAGATATTTTTGATGATTATGTGAAATGTCCAGCAAGGGAGCAATGTGGAGATTTTACCACGGCGACCTATGGCGCCAAGTTAAAATATCGCTTAATTAACCAAAGTCGTTGGGCTGTGGGTGTTGCAGGTACGGCACAATTAATGAATGTATCTGCAAGTGCGGGGACTTTCACTAACAGAGCAAGTACGAGATTAAATGCTGTCACCCCTGTGGGAGCTTTGCAGTTTCCCATCACCTACAAAGCATCTGCAAATCTGCAATTGCATTTGACTCCTGGAGTTGTGTTATTTCCAGATACGGTCAAGGGGGCAGATTTTTTTGGTACTTTTGTTAACATTGGTACAGGTTTTAGCTGGCAAGCTTCCCCAAGATTGAATCTGTTTGCGAATATTCAAGCACCATTGGGGCCGGGAGGCAATAGTTTTAGTGCTAAAGACCGCTCTATTTATCGCCGATTGTTGTGGGCTGTAGGTGTAGATTATGCTCTTAACCCTAGAATGGCGGCTGAGGTTTATGCTACCAATAGTTTCGGGACAACACCTACCACAGGCTTGCTGGCGTTTATTCCTGATGGCGATGATTTGTTATTGGGGATTCGCTTTAAGCATGTGATTGATTGGGGACGAAGGTATGCGGCTGATTTCGCTAATCGTCCAATTGTAGAACTTTCAGAGCGCGATCGCTCACTTTTATTTGATGGGTTCACTCTGGCGACTCCCCAAACTTTAGCAACGGGTACATTCCAAGCGAGGGGTGGGTTGGGTACGAATGGTAGTTCTAGTTTTGCTTTAGCGTATGGCTTGACAAATGATGCCCAACTAGAACTAAATGTAGACCAATTTGGTGGGAGCGATCGCCTTTCTGGTGCAGAGATATCCGGCCCTGGGGTGAAAATTGGCGGTGCGATTAAACTCAGATTCTTAAATCAGAGACGTGGCGATTTGCTTTCTCTGGGTTTTAAGCTTGCGGCTATCAGTGAAGCAGCTTTCCAAGGTAATTCTCTCAATGGTACTATATATGCAGAAGTGCCCATCGCCTACCAACTCAGCCCCCAAACCTCGATTTCGATTAATCCTAAAGGTGCATTTTTTGGTAAAGTTTCTCGTACTGGAGTAGGTATCGGCATCAACCAAGCCCTGGGAGAAAATCTGCAATTCATTGGTGAGTATACGCCTATTTTTGATGGCACAAGAGACGTTTGGAGTACTGGCTTGCGCTTCTTACCCAGTTCCAAATTAGGGATTGATATTTTTGCCGGTAACGCCATCGGACAGAGTGGCTTAGGGACGGTGACAGCCGAATCAGGAACCAATATAGGTTTTAGCGTCAATTGGGGTATTTGA
- a CDS encoding Hsp20/alpha crystallin family protein, whose amino-acid sequence MTLVRWNPWTEFTSLQRQIDQLFDENMLQSVLVDRGFSRVPAELQETDEAIQLKLEMPGIEAKDVDLQVTEKAVYISGERKSENKTTDKGVFKTEFQYGKFQRVISLPTRIDNTKVTAEYKDGILHLHLPKAEAEKNKVVKINLAG is encoded by the coding sequence ATGACACTAGTACGTTGGAACCCCTGGACTGAATTTACTTCTTTACAACGCCAAATCGACCAACTATTTGATGAGAATATGTTACAATCTGTGTTAGTTGATCGCGGTTTTTCCAGAGTCCCTGCTGAGTTACAAGAAACTGACGAGGCAATTCAACTCAAACTAGAAATGCCAGGAATTGAAGCCAAAGATGTAGACTTGCAAGTTACAGAAAAAGCTGTTTACATCAGTGGTGAGCGGAAGTCTGAAAATAAAACTACAGACAAAGGTGTATTCAAAACCGAATTTCAATACGGTAAATTCCAGCGCGTAATTTCTTTACCGACTCGGATTGATAACACCAAAGTCACAGCAGAATACAAAGATGGTATTTTGCATCTGCATTTACCCAAAGCTGAAGCAGAAAAGAATAAGGTTGTCAAAATCAATCTAGCAGGTTAA
- a CDS encoding ABC transporter ATP-binding protein, translated as MSDLILTTHSLSIGYQTSRKTFRNIASDISVSLQAGELVCLLGPNGAGKSTLLRSLAGMQAPISGEVRLLGDNIYNLPPQKLAKRLSLVLTEKVEVGMLSAHTLVTMGRYPYTNWWGNLTPEDEAIVNWAIKSVGGLHLAHRQISELSDGERQKIMIARALAQSPIVILLDEPTAFLDLPRRVEIMQLLRQLAKENNQAILLSTHDLNLALRLADKIWLLATKGILHVGAPEDLVLSGAFADSFKSEGVEFDVSTGEFHLHTPRKGEINIIGEGIAAIWTKRALERAGFHVNQNQTCSPISIEIISSSAQLLWKFTNNNTAYTCASIYELIKFLQKKEE; from the coding sequence ATGAGTGACTTGATTCTGACGACTCACAGTTTGAGTATTGGTTATCAAACATCCCGAAAAACTTTTCGCAATATTGCATCTGATATTTCTGTATCTCTGCAAGCTGGGGAATTGGTTTGCTTACTCGGCCCCAATGGTGCGGGTAAGTCTACATTACTGCGATCGCTCGCCGGAATGCAAGCCCCCATCAGTGGTGAAGTGCGGCTTTTAGGAGATAATATTTATAATTTACCGCCACAAAAATTAGCCAAACGCTTGAGTTTAGTACTCACTGAAAAAGTGGAAGTGGGAATGCTATCAGCTCATACCTTGGTAACTATGGGGCGTTATCCTTACACTAACTGGTGGGGAAATTTGACACCTGAAGATGAAGCCATAGTTAATTGGGCTATCAAGTCGGTAGGAGGATTACACTTAGCACATCGCCAAATCAGCGAATTAAGTGACGGTGAACGACAAAAAATTATGATTGCTCGTGCTTTAGCTCAGTCACCTATCGTCATCTTACTTGATGAGCCAACAGCATTTCTAGACTTACCGCGACGAGTGGAAATTATGCAATTGCTACGCCAATTAGCAAAAGAAAATAATCAAGCAATTCTCCTTTCTACTCACGATTTGAATTTAGCTCTCCGCTTGGCTGATAAAATATGGCTATTAGCAACTAAAGGAATTTTACACGTCGGCGCACCAGAAGATTTGGTGTTAAGTGGTGCATTTGCTGATAGTTTTAAAAGTGAAGGTGTGGAATTTGATGTTTCTACAGGCGAGTTTCATCTCCACACACCCCGAAAAGGAGAAATTAATATTATAGGTGAGGGAATTGCGGCAATTTGGACTAAGCGTGCTCTAGAACGTGCAGGTTTTCATGTTAATCAAAACCAAACTTGCTCACCAATTTCTATAGAAATTATATCAAGCTCGGCGCAATTATTGTGGAAATTTACAAATAACAATACTGCTTATACTTGCGCTTCAATATACGAATTGATTAAATTTTTGCAAAAAAAAGAGGAATAG
- a CDS encoding iron ABC transporter permease translates to MLCTSLILIFLLNLALGSVDIPIDEVTKILLGQQPEKATWTNIILKFRLPKALTATLAGAALGVSGLQMQTLFRNPLAGPFVLGISSGASLGVALVILTVNAMGTPKLLIDLGIVGDFGLVIAASLGAASVLGVMLVVSRRVQDTMTLLILGLLFGYATGAIVSILLQFSSKESIQSYIIWTFGSFAGVTWKQLVVLAPVISLGLLVAVLMSKSLNVLLLGESYARSLGLTVQQTRFSIILSASILAGAITAFCGPIAFLGVAIPHLCRSFFNTADHRILIPGVIIMGGILALFADLLSQFWGNQMVLPLNAVTALIGTPVVTWVIMRRNSKKSFPT, encoded by the coding sequence ATGTTATGCACAAGCTTAATTTTAATATTTTTATTAAATTTAGCTCTTGGGTCTGTTGATATCCCCATTGATGAAGTAACTAAAATTTTGCTGGGACAACAACCAGAAAAAGCAACATGGACTAATATTATCTTAAAATTTCGCTTACCAAAAGCGTTAACTGCTACCCTTGCTGGTGCGGCTTTAGGTGTGAGTGGTTTGCAAATGCAAACTTTATTTAGAAATCCTTTAGCAGGGCCATTTGTATTAGGAATTAGTTCTGGCGCAAGTTTAGGAGTGGCGTTAGTTATACTCACGGTAAATGCTATGGGTACACCTAAATTATTAATTGATTTAGGGATAGTTGGTGATTTTGGTTTAGTGATAGCAGCGAGTTTGGGCGCAGCATCAGTGTTGGGGGTGATGTTGGTTGTTTCTCGCCGAGTGCAAGATACAATGACGTTATTGATTTTGGGTTTATTATTTGGCTACGCTACGGGTGCAATAGTGAGCATTTTGTTGCAGTTTAGTTCCAAAGAAAGCATCCAAAGTTATATAATTTGGACTTTTGGAAGTTTTGCTGGTGTAACTTGGAAACAGTTAGTTGTTTTAGCGCCAGTGATAAGTTTGGGGTTATTAGTAGCAGTATTGATGTCTAAATCTTTGAATGTACTTTTATTAGGTGAATCCTATGCTCGTAGTTTAGGTTTAACTGTACAGCAAACCAGATTTTCAATTATTCTCAGTGCATCTATATTAGCAGGAGCAATCACCGCTTTTTGCGGCCCCATCGCTTTTTTGGGTGTAGCTATACCCCATCTTTGTCGCAGTTTTTTTAATACTGCTGACCATCGAATATTAATTCCTGGAGTGATAATTATGGGGGGAATTTTAGCATTGTTTGCAGATTTGTTGTCCCAATTTTGGGGAAATCAGATGGTTTTACCTTTAAATGCTGTGACAGCGTTGATAGGTACTCCGGTTGTGACTTGGGTAATTATGCGCCGTAATTCCAAAAAATCCTTTCCCACATGA
- a CDS encoding ABC transporter substrate-binding protein has product MQLKYISLLCQFLVIATLIIACDSTENKIANLTNANQRGCVENYNANIDYFPIKTHISHATGLAVEYHKHYKVVTVKNPWKNAKTGFQYILVQCGTPTPQGFNQDEVITVPITSVVSLSTTHLPHLAKLGLVDKLVGVSNSQQVNTPEVVEKIQLGKVAVVGNNANVNIEKLLDLNPELVTTYGTGNSQNDSYPKLKEAGLKVAINAEYMESTPLGQSEWLKFTALFFNKEEAAEAIFNKIADKYQQIAAKVKLINNRPTVFVGFNFKGIWYTPGGNSYVAKYLADAGANYLWSENKLSGSLPLSFEVVLERAANADYWLNFRQSWKNTQDLVAEDNRYADFQAVKKGNLYNNNARVNGNGGNDYWEGGISNPDIVLSDLIKILHPEILPNHQLVYYRKLV; this is encoded by the coding sequence ATGCAATTAAAATATATTAGTTTACTATGTCAGTTCCTTGTGATAGCAACGTTAATTATTGCTTGCGATAGTACAGAAAATAAAATAGCTAATTTAACTAATGCTAATCAACGTGGCTGTGTAGAAAATTATAATGCGAATATTGATTATTTCCCCATAAAAACTCATATTTCTCATGCAACAGGTTTAGCAGTAGAGTATCACAAGCACTATAAGGTAGTTACAGTTAAAAATCCTTGGAAAAATGCGAAGACTGGTTTTCAATATATTTTAGTGCAATGTGGAACTCCCACGCCCCAAGGCTTTAATCAAGACGAGGTAATTACAGTACCCATTACCTCTGTGGTGTCACTTTCAACTACTCACTTACCCCATTTAGCCAAGTTAGGGTTAGTTGATAAATTAGTCGGTGTGAGTAATAGTCAGCAAGTCAACACACCAGAGGTTGTGGAGAAAATTCAGTTAGGTAAGGTTGCGGTTGTCGGTAATAATGCTAATGTAAACATCGAAAAGTTATTAGATTTAAATCCAGAGTTAGTCACGACTTATGGTACAGGAAATTCTCAAAATGATAGTTATCCTAAACTCAAAGAAGCAGGTTTAAAAGTAGCAATCAATGCGGAATATATGGAATCAACACCTTTGGGACAAAGTGAATGGTTGAAATTTACGGCTTTGTTCTTTAACAAAGAAGAAGCAGCAGAAGCAATATTTAACAAAATAGCTGATAAATATCAACAAATAGCTGCAAAAGTTAAATTGATAAACAATCGTCCCACTGTGTTTGTAGGATTTAATTTTAAAGGTATATGGTATACGCCTGGGGGTAATAGTTACGTAGCTAAATATCTCGCTGATGCGGGCGCGAACTATCTCTGGAGTGAGAATAAATTATCTGGTAGTCTACCTCTATCTTTTGAAGTTGTGTTAGAACGTGCTGCTAATGCGGATTATTGGTTGAATTTTAGGCAATCTTGGAAAAATACACAAGATTTAGTTGCAGAAGATAATCGCTATGCTGATTTTCAGGCGGTGAAAAAAGGCAACCTCTACAATAATAATGCTCGTGTGAATGGTAATGGTGGTAATGACTACTGGGAAGGCGGAATTAGTAACCCAGATATAGTTTTATCTGACTTGATTAAAATTTTACATCCGGAAATATTACCGAATCACCAGTTAGTTTATTACCGCAAGTTAGTTTAA
- a CDS encoding (2Fe-2S) ferredoxin domain-containing protein, whose protein sequence is MNEFNPWVTPLNQLVTESLSMGGTIEYEYFDCRSDVLSSLLYTLFEQNWQQVGVGHIAQGSVLELEFNAPPKLCILYDGYLTVAAEGWHLHLCIEANLGGPLCKTPIELRKQRQVSRAAFYRRFNPEGAPRSWGIQFWNGADEQLMTILLPNPFVDGENLLPEGKPNLSRLALYEELREIYVLGNQAIPFHKNPLKHSYISVCTSSRCLPSRKWQNTFDGLKLAVEKAGVDIEVRTSGCLEVCQLGPVVFYSDDRTWYTRVNSEVAENIVNEHVVKGNKLVEHCYPPESV, encoded by the coding sequence ATGAATGAATTCAATCCTTGGGTAACACCTTTAAATCAGCTAGTTACTGAATCTTTATCTATGGGTGGGACAATTGAATATGAATATTTTGATTGTCGCAGTGATGTGTTATCGTCATTACTCTACACTTTATTTGAGCAAAATTGGCAGCAAGTAGGCGTAGGACATATTGCTCAAGGAAGTGTTTTAGAATTAGAATTTAACGCTCCCCCAAAACTTTGTATACTTTATGATGGATATTTGACAGTAGCTGCAGAAGGTTGGCATTTACATCTTTGTATTGAAGCGAATTTGGGCGGGCCTCTTTGTAAAACACCTATAGAATTAAGGAAACAGCGTCAAGTTAGTCGTGCTGCTTTTTATCGGCGTTTTAATCCGGAGGGTGCTCCTAGAAGCTGGGGAATTCAATTTTGGAATGGTGCTGATGAGCAATTAATGACGATTTTATTACCTAATCCTTTTGTTGATGGCGAAAATCTATTACCAGAAGGTAAGCCGAATTTATCAAGACTAGCTTTGTATGAGGAATTAAGAGAGATTTATGTGTTAGGTAATCAAGCGATACCTTTTCATAAAAATCCTCTAAAACATTCTTATATCTCGGTTTGCACTTCTAGCCGCTGTCTCCCGTCACGCAAATGGCAAAATACTTTTGATGGGTTAAAATTAGCAGTTGAAAAAGCGGGTGTGGATATAGAAGTCAGAACATCTGGCTGTTTAGAAGTATGTCAATTAGGGCCAGTAGTCTTTTATTCTGATGATAGAACTTGGTACACTCGCGTTAACTCAGAAGTAGCTGAAAATATCGTTAATGAACACGTGGTGAAAGGTAACAAACTGGTGGAACATTGCTACCCACCAGAGTCTGTTTAA